One Hermetia illucens chromosome 4, iHerIll2.2.curated.20191125, whole genome shotgun sequence DNA segment encodes these proteins:
- the LOC119655205 gene encoding uncharacterized protein LOC119655205 has protein sequence MESTRLLDLNEHCLEHIFCLLDTVDQLNIGLLSPRFKFIIDRLIAKKIFNFNYIYSRLPPTKAAEIFTEYGPAIKKIYMPFPIFDEVSGLSYLVPQNCYNITEVHFNFPFYVNYKIMKLVFMAARGIKIVHCHGRELFDHHCHLISTLPEIEVLNIEQNGDITGLHLDKLKKLKVLNIRGCDNFEPRNLMHICRATKLRSLNIAECNQFDERVFQVIIETQNEMEDLIISHCYENGDIDTLACLPKLRSVCIIWHCQKPHKSTNFLGVLATQHAESIRKLDIYRSKFGKKYEHDGILDLKQLHQVSIISDADLSDRVLLDICRNCSKLQEVNISGCRNVTEEAIGQLVKTVQDLRVLDLRHCRQFSNSLYEHLVKAKKTSVNSSRLKVYVWDSKMEETITSSDNYLKHKKFLELSFEVKCWFSYKSE, from the exons ATGGAGTCAACACGACTCCTCGATCTTAACGAGCACTGTTTGGAGCATATTTTCTGTCTCCTGGATACGGTGGATCAACTTAATATAGGActactatctcctcgttttaaATTCATAATCGATAGATTAATtgcaaagaaaattttcaattttaactaCATCTACTCCCGCCTACCCCCGACGAAGGCAGCCGaaattttcactgaatatggtcCTGCGATAAAGAAAATATACATGCCATTCCCGATTTTCGATGAAGTATCAGGACTTTCGTACCTGGTTCCACAGAATTGCTACAATATTACAGAAGTGCACTTCAACTTCCCGTTCTACGTCAACTATAAAATAATGAAGTTAGTTTTCATGGCTGCAAGAGGAATTAAAATCGTCCATTGTCACGGCCGTGAACTATTCGATCATCACTGTCATCTCATTAGCACCCTCCCTGAAATTGAAGTCCTCAACATAGAGCAGAATGGAGACATTACTGGACTTCACCTGGATAAGTTGAAGAAACTTAAGGTCCTAAATATTCGGGGGTGCGACAATTTCGAACCGCGAAATCTTATGCACATTTGCCGCGCAACTAAGTTAAGGAGTTTGAATATCGCTGAATGCAATCAATTTGATGAACGCGTGTTTCAAGTCATAATCGAAACTCAAAATGAGATGGAGGATCTAATAATAAGCCATTGCTACGAAAATGGGGATATTGACACTCTAGCTTGTCTACCCAAACTTCGATCGGTCTGCATCATCTGGCACTGTCAAAAGCCTCACAAATCCACGAATTTCCTTGGTGTTCTCGCAACGCAACATGCAGAATCTATTCGGAAACTGGACATTTACCGTTCTAAGTTCGGCAAGAAATACGAACATGATGGGATTTTGGACTTGAAGCAATTGCACCAAGTATCTATCATTTCGGATGCGGATCTATCCGATCGGGTCTTGCTGGACATTTGCAGGAATTGTTCTAAGTTGCAAGAAGTTAACATTTCAGGATGTAGAAATGTTACGGAAGAAGCAATTGGTCAACTTGTGAAAACGGTCCAGGATCTTCGCGTTTTGGATTTAAGACATTGCAGGCAGTTCAGTAACTCGTTGTATGAGCACCTGGTTAAAGCTAAGAAAACGAGTGTGAATTCCAGTCGGCTGAAGGTGTATGTATGGGATTCTAAAATGGAGGAGACGATCACC AGTTCGGACAACTATTTGAAACACAAGAAATTCTTGGAATTATCATTTGAAGTTAAATGTTGGTTTTCTTATAAGAGCGAATAA